The following proteins come from a genomic window of Leptospira bandrabouensis:
- the recA gene encoding recombinase RecA — translation MKKEKADKALEKETDQRKQAIDAALGQIEKQFGKGSIMRLGADTRMAEMNVVSTGSLDLDIALGIGGFPSGRIVEIYGPESSGKTTLTLSAIAETQKKGGIAAFIDAEHALDPSYAKKLGVNVDDLLVAQPDNGEEALEICESLVRSNAIDLIVIDSVAALVPKAEIEGDMGDSHMGLQARLMSQALRKLTGTISKSNTTVIFINQIRMKIGVMFGSPETTTGGNALKFYASIRLDIRRIETLKEKEEPVGNRVRVKVVKNKCAPPFRQAEFDIMYANGINRESSLIDLAVRHDLVAKAGSWYSYGGEKIGQGKEQVRNFFLENPDIAFKIENQVRDLNGLPLMDQVKIQTREVKSIERDPKETKETKSKQPVSFSTEADGDVAVGE, via the coding sequence ATGAAAAAAGAGAAAGCTGACAAGGCTCTAGAAAAAGAAACCGACCAAAGAAAGCAGGCCATTGACGCTGCCCTCGGCCAAATCGAAAAACAATTTGGTAAAGGTTCCATCATGCGCCTGGGCGCAGATACCCGTATGGCCGAAATGAATGTTGTATCCACTGGTTCTTTGGACTTAGACATCGCCTTGGGGATTGGCGGGTTTCCTTCTGGTCGAATCGTAGAAATCTACGGACCAGAGTCTTCGGGTAAAACTACACTCACTCTTTCTGCCATTGCAGAGACGCAAAAAAAAGGAGGCATTGCTGCCTTCATCGATGCAGAACACGCTCTAGATCCATCTTATGCTAAAAAATTAGGGGTCAATGTGGATGACCTACTCGTTGCCCAACCAGACAACGGGGAAGAGGCATTAGAAATTTGTGAATCTCTTGTTCGCTCCAATGCCATTGACCTCATCGTCATCGACTCGGTGGCGGCTCTTGTTCCAAAAGCTGAGATCGAAGGAGATATGGGAGATTCTCATATGGGCCTCCAAGCACGACTCATGTCCCAGGCCCTTCGTAAACTGACAGGAACCATTTCAAAATCCAATACCACAGTTATTTTTATCAACCAAATCCGTATGAAGATTGGAGTGATGTTCGGTAGCCCGGAAACTACTACAGGTGGTAACGCATTGAAGTTCTATGCATCCATCCGATTGGACATTCGTCGTATCGAAACACTCAAAGAAAAGGAAGAACCTGTAGGTAACCGTGTCCGAGTGAAAGTGGTGAAAAACAAATGTGCTCCTCCATTCCGACAAGCCGAGTTTGACATTATGTATGCCAACGGAATCAACAGAGAAAGTTCTCTCATTGATCTTGCGGTTCGCCACGACCTAGTTGCGAAAGCAGGTTCATGGTATTCTTACGGTGGAGAGAAAATTGGACAAGGAAAGGAACAAGTTAGAAATTTCTTCCTCGAAAACCCAGACATTGCCTTTAAAATCGAAAACCAAGTTAGGGATCTAAACGGCCTTCCGCTTATGGACCAAGTTAAAATCCAAACCAGAGAAGTGAAATCCATTGAAAGGGATCCAAAGGAAACTAAAGAAACAAAATCAAAACAACCAGTTAGTTTCTCTACCGAAGCAGACGGAGATGTTGCTGTCGGAGAATAA
- a CDS encoding response regulator gives MVPNSIDQLIEEVESQVTDVKKEEKVYKIVMVDDIKSISSSMKRELTFVARKLDNVKLSIIDIQDPEIAFEYLQKSRPDLLISDVKMPYLTGDKLVEAVKKLYPDLPVIVVTGFATKENILSVYKSDKNSIILSKPWEPERLVGAVNQMLGTNFQWSD, from the coding sequence ATGGTTCCGAATAGTATCGACCAGTTGATAGAAGAAGTAGAGTCTCAAGTAACGGATGTCAAGAAAGAAGAGAAAGTTTATAAAATTGTGATGGTAGATGATATAAAATCGATTTCATCTTCCATGAAACGAGAGTTAACTTTTGTAGCAAGAAAATTAGATAATGTTAAGTTGTCTATCATCGACATTCAAGATCCTGAAATTGCATTTGAATATCTACAAAAAAGTAGACCAGATCTTCTGATTTCTGATGTGAAGATGCCTTATTTAACCGGTGATAAATTAGTTGAAGCAGTGAAAAAGCTTTATCCAGATTTACCTGTGATTGTTGTAACTGGTTTTGCTACTAAGGAAAACATTCTTTCTGTTTATAAATCTGATAAAAATAGTATCATTTTATCGAAACCTTGGGAACCGGAAAGACTCGTTGGTGCCGTGAATCAAATGTTGGGAACCAACTTTCAGTGGTCTGATTGA
- the xerA gene encoding site-specific tyrosine recombinase/integron integrase, translating into MTLPTLEVQIPDHFPQTMAELFRSYRTYLKIEKNYSEHTLFAYLRDLKFFFEFCLKEEIDILTVDVLDVRAYFADLKSTKKQDKRTQSRKLSSLRTFYKFLFREEKIGANPILQVSFPKTKKKLPKNFTPIETEDILDYEDGEKAEVLGKRDKAIVEVLYSTGLRVFELVNAKLSDLNHELTSLKVMGKRRKERFVFIGEEAQSALREYLEERGTTGPEEIFLNQRGGKLTTRGIRYILSERRAVMGMEKAITPHKFRHTFATDLLNAGADIRAVQELLGHASLSSTQVYLSVSRDRLKEVYRNAHPHAKK; encoded by the coding sequence ATGACCCTGCCAACTCTTGAAGTCCAAATTCCCGACCATTTTCCCCAAACAATGGCTGAACTTTTTCGCAGTTATCGAACTTACCTTAAGATTGAAAAAAATTATTCGGAACATACATTATTTGCTTATTTACGTGATTTGAAATTTTTCTTTGAGTTTTGTTTGAAAGAGGAAATCGACATATTGACTGTCGATGTTTTGGATGTTAGGGCCTACTTTGCTGATTTAAAATCTACGAAAAAACAAGACAAACGAACCCAAAGCCGTAAACTTTCTTCGCTTCGCACTTTTTATAAATTTTTATTCCGTGAAGAAAAGATTGGTGCCAATCCCATCTTACAAGTGAGTTTTCCGAAAACAAAAAAGAAGTTACCAAAAAACTTCACACCTATTGAAACCGAAGACATCTTAGATTATGAAGACGGTGAAAAAGCGGAAGTGCTTGGAAAGCGGGATAAAGCCATTGTCGAAGTATTGTATAGTACGGGCCTTCGTGTATTTGAGTTGGTCAATGCCAAGTTAAGTGATCTCAATCATGAATTGACCTCACTCAAAGTAATGGGGAAACGTCGCAAAGAACGTTTTGTCTTTATTGGTGAAGAAGCACAGAGTGCACTTCGCGAATATTTAGAGGAAAGAGGCACTACTGGACCTGAGGAAATCTTTTTAAACCAACGTGGTGGAAAACTCACTACACGCGGGATTCGTTATATTTTATCAGAACGAAGGGCTGTTATGGGAATGGAAAAAGCCATCACTCCTCATAAGTTTAGACATACCTTTGCCACCGATCTTTTGAATGCCGGTGCAGATATTCGCGCCGTACAAGAGTTACTTGGTCATGCTTCTTTATCTTCCACACAAGTGTATTTGAGTGTTTCAAGAGACAGATTGAAAGAAGTGTATCGAAATGCCCATCCCCATGCGAAGAAATAG
- a CDS encoding ATP-binding protein → MEISEANDKVLNAKKELEAAWDGNPLPSFVLNHDLKILRCNASATELFQKSFFQLLGKDFVELICKEEIQEEIRTSLSRKSDQSSFPVILSFLEGTYQILSQSISLERLVVYIINLDTIRLPENRTDELRLKLALESGQSGVWDFSLRLGKAYFSPEYARMLGFEPEHFPQNFSHWETLVHWEDREQIRALFENYLNGSIDSHDLEIRMYTRLGKTIWVWSRGKVVERDENDLPIRVIGTHIDITERKKTEIRTEAVIKIGQKSSRAESEDNILLLALRYSLQLTESNCGYVRICRDGLIISESGLYTVRDQSASVFMPLDSSFKLPRIIRELPIKFNLKENETVELILYNKRTEYEGIDFKEVELLGTELVHILIRKRTEDLLLTSEWNLQSIVECSPNGILILFDGNIQFYNRSSEILLSQSKNQMKNKKVSEVFGFLNGEDPFEFIQSLSNNGFAPDQNVVERNIILSNGQKKWVSFWAIEIIYNGEVSILVYLNDLSKAKDTEMQLLQSEKLATIGQLAAGVAHEINNPMAFISSNLETMRRYHKQLHTIMESVNLVLKKYQTDPTVSKILSDWDHYDVTNVLLDTSDMLEESIDGASRVVEIVRNIKSFAHVNKEESFVMCNLNEVITSAINISHHNIKYDSVVEFSFAKDLPEIPCHPQEIGQVIINLLVNAGHAIEEKKNHGLYSDIQGEKPGKIEVKTRYISSETNQQFAEIKIKDNGIGISEDIQSRIFDPFFSTKETGEGTGLGLSISMDIIRKHKGKIDLESIRCEGTTFSILLPTNLEDENGSE, encoded by the coding sequence ATGGAAATCAGCGAGGCAAACGACAAAGTACTAAATGCAAAGAAGGAGCTGGAAGCTGCCTGGGATGGGAATCCATTACCTTCGTTTGTATTAAACCATGACCTAAAAATCCTCAGATGTAATGCTTCTGCGACCGAACTTTTTCAGAAATCTTTTTTTCAGCTTTTAGGTAAGGATTTTGTAGAACTAATTTGTAAGGAGGAGATTCAAGAAGAAATTCGGACTTCTTTGAGTCGCAAATCGGATCAGTCTTCTTTTCCTGTAATTCTTTCGTTTCTGGAAGGAACTTACCAAATTCTTTCCCAATCAATTTCTTTAGAAAGACTTGTAGTTTATATTATAAATTTGGATACCATTCGTCTACCGGAAAACCGCACAGATGAACTTAGGTTGAAATTGGCTTTAGAAAGTGGGCAGAGTGGTGTTTGGGATTTTTCTCTTCGATTAGGGAAGGCCTATTTTAGTCCGGAGTATGCTAGGATGTTAGGTTTTGAGCCAGAACATTTCCCACAAAACTTTTCTCATTGGGAGACTTTGGTTCATTGGGAAGATCGAGAACAAATTCGGGCATTATTTGAAAATTATCTTAATGGCTCAATAGATTCACATGATCTAGAAATTAGGATGTACACAAGATTAGGGAAAACCATCTGGGTTTGGAGTCGCGGAAAGGTAGTAGAAAGAGATGAGAATGATTTACCGATTCGTGTGATAGGAACTCATATTGATATAACGGAACGTAAAAAAACAGAGATTCGAACTGAGGCTGTAATTAAAATAGGACAAAAAAGTTCTCGGGCAGAGAGTGAAGATAACATACTACTTTTAGCTTTGCGATATTCATTGCAGCTAACAGAGAGTAACTGTGGATACGTACGGATTTGTCGTGATGGGCTGATCATAAGTGAATCTGGACTTTATACAGTGCGGGACCAGTCTGCTTCTGTTTTTATGCCACTTGATTCTTCTTTTAAGTTGCCTCGCATCATTAGAGAATTACCAATTAAGTTTAATTTAAAAGAAAATGAAACTGTCGAATTAATTCTTTATAATAAAAGAACTGAATATGAAGGAATCGATTTTAAAGAAGTAGAATTACTTGGTACTGAGTTAGTTCATATTCTGATTCGAAAAAGAACGGAAGATTTACTTTTAACCAGTGAGTGGAATCTACAATCTATTGTAGAATGTTCTCCAAACGGAATTTTGATTTTATTTGATGGTAATATTCAATTTTATAATCGAAGTTCGGAAATTCTTCTCTCTCAAAGCAAAAACCAGATGAAAAATAAAAAAGTTTCTGAGGTATTTGGTTTTTTAAATGGAGAGGACCCTTTCGAGTTCATTCAATCTTTATCTAATAATGGATTTGCTCCTGATCAGAATGTAGTTGAAAGAAATATTATTTTATCAAACGGTCAGAAAAAATGGGTTAGTTTTTGGGCCATTGAGATAATATATAATGGTGAAGTTTCTATTTTAGTTTATCTTAATGATCTTTCGAAGGCCAAGGATACAGAGATGCAACTTTTGCAAAGTGAAAAGTTAGCTACGATTGGACAATTGGCTGCCGGTGTGGCACATGAGATTAATAATCCTATGGCTTTTATATCAAGTAATTTAGAAACAATGAGGAGGTATCACAAACAGCTTCATACCATAATGGAAAGTGTAAATTTAGTTTTAAAAAAATACCAAACAGATCCTACTGTTTCAAAAATTCTTTCTGATTGGGATCATTATGATGTAACTAACGTTTTACTAGATACTTCGGATATGTTGGAGGAGTCGATAGATGGTGCCAGTCGTGTTGTGGAAATTGTTCGTAATATCAAAAGTTTTGCTCATGTGAATAAAGAAGAAAGTTTTGTAATGTGTAATTTAAACGAGGTGATTACTTCCGCCATAAATATAAGTCATCATAATATAAAATATGATAGTGTAGTTGAGTTTTCATTTGCTAAGGATCTTCCTGAAATTCCTTGCCATCCACAAGAGATTGGTCAAGTGATCATTAATTTACTCGTGAATGCTGGACACGCAATTGAAGAAAAGAAAAATCACGGTTTATATTCTGACATACAGGGTGAAAAACCTGGAAAAATTGAAGTTAAAACAAGATACATTAGTTCCGAAACCAACCAACAATTTGCAGAAATTAAGATTAAAGATAATGGGATTGGTATTTCTGAAGATATCCAATCGAGAATTTTTGATCCCTTTTTTTCTACAAAAGAAACAGGCGAAGGGACGGGACTTGGTTTGTCCATCAGCATGGATATCATTCGAAAACATAAAGGGAAAATAGATTTAGAGAGTATTCGTTGTGAAGGCACAACGTTTTCAATTTTATTGCCAACAAATCTGGAGGATGAAAATGGTTCCGAATAG
- a CDS encoding PAS domain S-box protein, which yields MTVVADKSILLVEDEAILAMFEKNQLEQGGYLVTHVSNGENAIHLVIREEKPFDLILMDIDLGRGLDGTQTATEILNYKEIPVVFLSSHTEREIVKKTETITSYGYVVKNSGFTVLDASIKMAFKLFEANELTKSKKEHLETVLHSIGDGVIATDSEGKVIRMNPVAEKLTGWTHDDAEGHNIREVFKIVNVKTRSLVENPVDIVLRTNSIVGLANHTVLLSKDGSEYQISDSGSPIKDLNGDTRGVVLVFRDITAEYNVQSHIAKQANMLNNVLDAVIGTDFNHRINYWNKAAEKIYLWKAEEVMGKSVFEVLKTDYLQLTSDQVIERVNTDGSFIGEVIQFAKDGNIRNIEVNQVLLNDESELPIGYIAVGRDISERLNAMKQIRESEAKLTQIIESAMDAIISIDQSKKIILFNGAAEKMFGYESFEIIGQALDRLIPLDFRNQHDNHIDSFSKTGVSRRAMGALGQIRGLRSNGEEFPLEASISQISVKGEKLFTVILRDVSVRNLAESKIQKLLHEKENILKEIHHRVKNNMSSIFTLLTLQARSQTETSTQTILYEAAGRVKSMIVLYDKLYHSATDNTVSLQDYFPAIFEEIVNIFPKKIELKMDILQEPIELNAKLLSSLGIILNELITNSMKHAFNEITKAQICLKIFREEKKLYLEYSDNGPGIPESISIEHSPGFGLQLIGMLVDQIEGKISIVRNPIPKFLLELSL from the coding sequence ATGACAGTAGTCGCTGATAAATCTATTTTGTTAGTCGAAGACGAAGCAATTCTTGCTATGTTCGAAAAAAACCAATTGGAACAGGGGGGATATCTTGTTACCCATGTTAGCAATGGTGAAAATGCCATCCACCTAGTCATCCGAGAGGAAAAACCTTTTGATTTAATCCTTATGGACATTGACTTAGGGCGTGGATTGGATGGAACCCAGACTGCTACAGAAATTTTAAACTATAAAGAAATCCCTGTTGTATTTCTTTCATCTCATACAGAAAGAGAAATTGTAAAGAAAACCGAGACCATCACCTCTTATGGTTATGTGGTCAAAAACTCAGGTTTTACCGTGCTTGATGCTTCGATAAAAATGGCATTCAAACTTTTTGAAGCAAATGAATTAACTAAAAGTAAAAAAGAACATTTAGAAACCGTATTACATTCTATAGGTGATGGTGTTATCGCAACCGATAGCGAAGGCAAAGTCATTCGAATGAACCCAGTTGCTGAAAAACTAACAGGATGGACACACGATGATGCAGAAGGCCATAACATTCGTGAAGTTTTCAAAATCGTGAATGTAAAAACACGTAGTTTGGTGGAAAATCCCGTTGATATAGTTTTACGTACAAATTCAATTGTTGGTCTTGCCAACCATACAGTCCTCCTTTCTAAGGATGGTTCTGAATATCAAATTTCAGATTCTGGATCTCCCATTAAAGATTTAAATGGAGACACAAGAGGTGTCGTTTTGGTATTTCGAGATATTACAGCCGAATACAATGTGCAAAGTCATATTGCAAAACAAGCAAATATGTTAAATAATGTGTTAGATGCTGTTATCGGAACAGACTTTAATCATCGTATTAACTATTGGAATAAAGCAGCAGAAAAAATCTACCTTTGGAAAGCAGAAGAGGTGATGGGTAAATCCGTTTTTGAAGTTTTAAAAACAGATTATCTACAATTAACTAGCGACCAAGTGATAGAAAGAGTAAACACAGATGGAAGTTTTATTGGTGAGGTCATCCAGTTTGCAAAAGATGGAAACATTCGTAATATCGAAGTGAACCAAGTTTTGTTAAATGATGAAAGTGAATTGCCTATTGGATATATTGCTGTTGGGAGAGATATTTCCGAAAGATTGAATGCGATGAAACAAATTCGAGAATCAGAAGCAAAACTCACTCAAATCATCGAATCGGCTATGGATGCCATCATCAGCATTGACCAATCTAAAAAAATCATTCTCTTTAATGGTGCTGCCGAAAAGATGTTTGGATACGAATCTTTTGAAATTATAGGACAAGCTTTAGATCGTTTGATTCCTTTGGATTTCCGTAACCAACATGATAACCATATCGATTCATTTTCCAAAACAGGAGTCAGTCGTAGGGCAATGGGGGCTCTTGGTCAGATTCGCGGTCTCAGATCCAACGGAGAAGAGTTCCCTCTCGAAGCATCCATATCTCAAATTTCTGTTAAAGGTGAAAAACTATTTACAGTGATATTAAGGGATGTGAGCGTCCGAAATCTTGCTGAATCAAAAATCCAAAAATTATTACACGAAAAAGAAAACATACTCAAAGAAATTCATCATCGTGTAAAAAATAATATGAGTTCCATCTTTACACTGTTAACTCTACAAGCAAGGTCGCAGACAGAAACCTCAACGCAAACCATTCTTTATGAGGCCGCCGGTCGAGTCAAAAGTATGATTGTTTTATATGATAAACTTTATCATTCGGCAACTGACAATACTGTATCTTTGCAAGATTATTTCCCAGCCATCTTTGAGGAAATTGTTAATATTTTTCCAAAAAAAATTGAATTGAAGATGGATATCCTACAAGAACCAATTGAGTTAAATGCCAAACTCCTTTCTTCTCTGGGAATTATTCTGAACGAACTCATCACTAATTCAATGAAACATGCCTTCAATGAAATTACCAAAGCACAGATCTGTTTAAAAATCTTCAGAGAAGAAAAAAAACTGTATTTAGAGTATTCTGACAACGGACCTGGGATTCCCGAATCTATCTCAATAGAACATTCACCTGGATTTGGGCTGCAATTGATAGGGATGCTCGTGGACCAGATTGAAGGTAAAATTAGCATTGTTAGAAACCCAATTCCAAAGTTTCTATTAGAACTAAGTCTTTGA
- a CDS encoding TetR/AcrR family transcriptional regulator, producing MLRYSEYDSNSLQQFSLKERKFAKTRTNLTFAFLSELEIKSFDEIKIKDLCQMAEVSEPTFYNYFPEKGDLILHYIQIWSLQVSVFAKEKKLSESGFGILCALFRYTAKESKKNPRILLEIISFQAKTKKKLQEPKLTKAERVLLFPKIVGIEDLDANGVEGIIRNALTLAAQNGELPATTDWKSFSMAIASCFFGVPILAFQMNQNLEKLWIESLDYLWRGAGGKVKA from the coding sequence GTGCTGCGATATTCAGAATATGATTCAAATTCACTCCAACAGTTTTCACTGAAGGAGAGAAAATTTGCAAAAACTAGAACTAATTTAACTTTTGCCTTCCTTTCTGAATTAGAAATTAAATCCTTTGATGAGATCAAAATCAAAGATCTCTGTCAAATGGCAGAAGTATCAGAGCCAACTTTCTATAATTATTTTCCAGAGAAAGGTGATTTGATCCTTCATTACATTCAGATTTGGAGTTTGCAAGTTTCCGTTTTTGCTAAGGAAAAAAAACTTTCGGAATCCGGATTTGGAATCCTCTGTGCACTCTTTCGATACACAGCCAAAGAATCCAAAAAAAATCCGAGAATTCTTTTGGAAATTATCTCCTTCCAAGCTAAAACAAAGAAAAAGTTACAAGAGCCCAAACTCACAAAAGCAGAACGCGTTTTACTTTTCCCTAAAATTGTTGGTATTGAAGATTTGGATGCCAATGGTGTAGAAGGAATCATTCGAAATGCCTTAACTCTTGCGGCCCAAAATGGCGAACTGCCGGCAACAACGGATTGGAAATCTTTTTCAATGGCAATTGCATCTTGTTTTTTTGGTGTTCCCATTCTTGCCTTTCAAATGAACCAAAACTTAGAAAAACTCTGGATCGAATCACTTGATTATCTTTGGCGTGGAGCAGGTGGCAAAGTAAAGGCATAA
- a CDS encoding nitrilase-related carbon-nitrogen hydrolase, whose product MKFFNQKRYLLFMGGVFLGFTGMNWNIPFFAWFALVPFLRYVRLGHSWWILLFSLILIQTASTMRIVSEPFHIGIAFVSGIQGGIVFTILLWIWNRIRLKFSNHISPILSFAFLFTIVEWLGGYGSALGVWGMFANTQINNLILMQSASLFGATGISFLIFFVNGSFEQTLSELIFNSTISKNSRISLITCFLLFVGLLFYGAFRLTNTIEGKSIKVGTVTSKIEIQTMWLDPIANQKNTEIVFQRTKQAADEGAKVIVWNEGAVLINRKEEDYFLKKVSNLAKEIESEIIAAYIVPLKEKEFFMENKLYWIGKDGSTRQIYFKQFIPPGEPVSHTPSEIRAIETEWGKMSVAICYDFDSLQLTKKHAELRTGVTYIPASDWKGINPFHTEMATLRGIENGSSIVRSTRGALSGIYDAYGRPKGTLDYYEDNDGVLVASVPISVVPTLYQSLGNWMIALGGFYFLVSGAFIFVNVLKNRD is encoded by the coding sequence ATGAAATTTTTTAATCAAAAACGATATTTGTTATTCATGGGAGGGGTTTTCCTTGGTTTTACTGGAATGAATTGGAACATTCCTTTTTTTGCCTGGTTTGCTCTGGTTCCTTTTTTACGTTATGTTCGACTAGGTCATTCCTGGTGGATTCTTCTTTTTTCCCTTATTTTGATTCAAACTGCTTCTACAATGCGAATTGTTTCTGAACCATTTCACATAGGAATTGCTTTTGTTTCGGGAATCCAAGGGGGAATCGTATTTACCATTTTACTTTGGATTTGGAATCGAATTAGGCTCAAATTTTCGAACCATATCTCACCTATACTTAGTTTTGCCTTTTTATTTACCATAGTTGAATGGTTAGGTGGTTATGGTTCTGCATTAGGAGTTTGGGGTATGTTTGCCAATACGCAAATTAACAATTTGATTCTTATGCAATCGGCGTCGTTATTTGGAGCCACGGGAATTAGTTTTCTTATTTTTTTTGTAAATGGTAGTTTCGAACAAACTCTATCCGAATTGATTTTTAATTCAACGATTTCAAAAAATTCTAGAATTTCGTTAATCACCTGCTTTTTGTTATTCGTTGGATTGTTGTTTTATGGTGCCTTCCGTCTTACCAATACGATCGAAGGAAAAAGTATAAAAGTCGGGACTGTTACTTCTAAAATAGAAATCCAAACGATGTGGTTAGATCCAATCGCAAATCAAAAAAATACTGAAATTGTTTTTCAGAGAACCAAACAAGCGGCAGATGAAGGTGCTAAAGTTATCGTTTGGAATGAAGGAGCCGTTCTTATCAACAGAAAGGAAGAAGATTATTTTCTGAAAAAAGTAAGTAATCTTGCCAAAGAGATAGAATCAGAAATCATCGCAGCTTACATTGTTCCACTTAAGGAAAAAGAATTCTTTATGGAAAACAAATTGTATTGGATAGGTAAAGACGGCTCAACCCGCCAAATTTATTTCAAACAATTTATTCCACCCGGTGAGCCAGTTTCTCATACACCTTCAGAAATCAGGGCGATTGAAACAGAATGGGGTAAAATGTCAGTGGCCATTTGTTATGATTTTGATAGTCTCCAACTAACAAAAAAACATGCTGAATTGCGAACAGGAGTCACTTATATCCCTGCTTCCGATTGGAAGGGAATTAATCCGTTCCATACGGAAATGGCAACTCTAAGAGGGATCGAAAATGGTAGCTCGATTGTACGTTCCACGCGAGGTGCTTTATCGGGGATTTATGATGCTTATGGTCGTCCGAAGGGAACTCTTGATTATTATGAGGACAATGACGGAGTATTAGTAGCATCAGTTCCTATATCTGTGGTTCCTACTTTATACCAAAGTTTAGGGAATTGGATGATTGCCTTGGGAGGATTCTATTTTTTAGTTTCAGGTGCATTCATTTTTGTGAATGTACTAAAGAATAGAGACTAA
- a CDS encoding aldo/keto reductase, translating into MTNLEITSTLPSNQSVSVPRFGLGVWKSRPKECFEAVKSALSLGYRHIDTAAIYGNEADVGAAIKESGVSRSDIFLVTKLWNADQGYDSTLRAIDVSLSKLGTDYVDMYLIHFPVTGKRNESWKALEKIKNEGKAKSIGVSNFMVSHLEELLKETGTVPAMNQVEYHPFLQDNDLKDYCIKKGILLEAYSPLAHGQKLEDPRITALANRYQKSNAQILIRWSLQAGHVVIPKSKNPVRIKENADVFDFVLSEEDMKEISSWNENFRTCWDPTSVE; encoded by the coding sequence ATGACAAACCTAGAAATCACATCCACTTTACCATCCAACCAATCCGTTTCCGTACCAAGGTTTGGACTCGGAGTATGGAAGTCTCGTCCAAAAGAATGTTTTGAAGCTGTCAAATCGGCTTTATCTTTGGGTTATCGGCATATTGATACTGCAGCCATTTATGGGAATGAAGCCGATGTAGGAGCTGCCATTAAGGAAAGTGGAGTGAGCCGAAGTGATATTTTTCTCGTCACAAAACTTTGGAATGCGGACCAAGGTTATGATTCCACCTTACGCGCAATAGATGTATCATTAAGTAAACTTGGTACAGACTATGTAGATATGTATTTAATTCATTTTCCTGTAACTGGTAAGAGAAATGAATCTTGGAAGGCTTTGGAAAAAATCAAAAATGAAGGAAAAGCTAAATCGATAGGTGTCAGTAATTTTATGGTTTCGCATCTTGAGGAACTTTTAAAAGAAACTGGGACTGTGCCTGCAATGAACCAAGTAGAGTATCATCCTTTTTTACAAGATAATGATTTAAAAGATTATTGTATAAAAAAGGGAATTCTCCTTGAAGCATATAGTCCTCTGGCTCATGGACAAAAGTTAGAAGACCCACGAATTACTGCACTTGCCAATCGTTATCAAAAATCGAATGCACAAATTTTAATCCGGTGGTCATTACAAGCAGGGCATGTGGTAATTCCAAAATCGAAAAATCCTGTTCGTATCAAAGAAAATGCAGATGTATTTGATTTTGTTTTATCGGAAGAAGATATGAAGGAAATCTCCAGTTGGAATGAAAATTTCCGGACTTGTTGGGACCCCACCTCTGTAGAGTAA